A single Prevotella sp. E15-22 DNA region contains:
- a CDS encoding mechanosensitive ion channel family protein — MDQLVNIALAVAIIVVQVLLIKLTLWLYKRWKFSLTRFTLRKAIPLKIKDYEVLNVHKQGVLFLVIYRLLRIIVVLIQLLVSVPLMFYVFPETEKFAFIILGYIWNPLKDLFWSVVGYLPNLFKIIVIVVLIHYLVKILRYFSNEVALGRLRINGFYPDWARPTFFILRFLCYSFMLVMIWPLLPSSNSQVFQGVSVFIGVIVSLGSMSIFGNLMAGLVMTYMRPFRVGDFIRFGDVEGFVVEKTGLVTRLRTRKNLLVTIPNSTLMSAQTSNYTMSAENYGIIVHTKVTIGYDVKHDIIENLLLSAARATKHIEKHPLPFVIVTTLDDFYVEYEINAYTKHTDLLSIIYSELHQNILDAFHQSGVEIMSPHIFAHRNDLEPQIPKEDMNR, encoded by the coding sequence ATGGATCAACTTGTAAATATTGCGTTGGCAGTGGCTATCATCGTGGTACAAGTACTACTGATAAAGCTCACTCTTTGGCTTTATAAACGATGGAAATTCAGTTTGACACGTTTTACGCTACGTAAAGCTATTCCATTGAAGATTAAGGACTATGAGGTTCTGAATGTTCATAAACAGGGTGTTCTGTTTCTTGTCATCTATCGCTTGCTTCGTATCATTGTTGTCTTAATACAATTACTGGTAAGTGTTCCGTTGATGTTTTATGTGTTTCCTGAGACCGAGAAGTTTGCATTTATCATTTTGGGCTATATATGGAATCCTTTAAAGGATCTTTTCTGGAGTGTGGTGGGTTATCTACCTAACCTATTTAAGATTATTGTTATCGTTGTTCTTATTCACTATCTTGTGAAGATTCTTCGCTATTTCTCAAATGAAGTTGCGTTAGGACGACTCAGGATTAATGGCTTCTATCCTGACTGGGCTAGACCTACGTTCTTTATTCTGCGTTTCTTGTGCTATTCGTTTATGCTTGTGATGATATGGCCTTTGCTTCCTAGTAGTAATTCACAGGTATTCCAAGGTGTCTCAGTGTTTATCGGTGTCATTGTGTCGCTGGGTTCGATGTCCATATTTGGCAATCTGATGGCGGGACTTGTGATGACCTACATGCGCCCCTTCCGAGTGGGCGATTTTATCCGCTTTGGTGATGTAGAGGGGTTTGTGGTAGAGAAGACGGGATTGGTGACACGTCTGCGTACCAGGAAAAACCTCTTGGTGACCATTCCCAACTCCACCCTGATGAGTGCCCAGACCTCCAACTACACAATGTCGGCAGAGAACTATGGCATCATCGTGCATACGAAGGTGACCATCGGTTATGACGTGAAGCACGACATCATTGAGAATCTCCTGCTTAGTGCTGCCCGTGCCACAAAACATATTGAGAAGCATCCGTTGCCTTTTGTCATCGTGACGACGCTGGATGATTTCTATGTGGAATATGAGATTAATGCTTATACAAAGCATACGGATCTGCTGTCCATCATCTATTCCGAACTTCATCAGAACATTCTTGACGCCTTCCATCAGTCTGGTGTCGAGATTATGTCACCCCATATATTTGCCCATCGCAATGATTTGGAACCCCAGATTCCGAAAGAAGATATGAATCGTTGA
- a CDS encoding HAD family hydrolase — MINYDLKKIKAIIFDIDGVLSAETITLAPDGLPMRTVNIKDGYAIQLAVKMGLHIAIMTGANVDSVRVRYEGLGVKDVFVGCAVKIKTYEAFLEKYGLKADEVMYMGDDIPDLQVMQRVGCPVCPQDACTEVREASIYVSDRRGGYGCGRDVVEQVLRAQGKWLMNEKAFGW; from the coding sequence ATGATTAATTACGATTTAAAGAAGATTAAAGCCATTATCTTTGATATTGATGGTGTACTTTCTGCCGAGACTATTACGCTGGCTCCCGATGGACTGCCAATGCGCACGGTGAATATTAAGGATGGTTATGCCATTCAGTTGGCTGTGAAGATGGGGCTCCATATCGCCATTATGACGGGTGCTAATGTCGATTCTGTCCGTGTGCGTTACGAAGGACTTGGTGTGAAAGATGTATTTGTGGGATGTGCCGTAAAGATTAAAACTTATGAGGCTTTCCTTGAAAAGTACGGACTGAAGGCAGACGAAGTGATGTATATGGGCGATGATATTCCTGATTTGCAGGTGATGCAGCGCGTAGGCTGTCCCGTTTGTCCACAGGATGCTTGCACCGAAGTTCGTGAAGCCAGTATCTATGTGAGTGATCGCCGAGGCGGTTATGGCTGTGGTCGTGATGTTGTTGAGCAGGTGTTGCGTGCTCAGGGTAAGTGGCTGATGAACGAAAAGGCCTTTGGCTGGTAA
- a CDS encoding Rossmann-like and DUF2520 domain-containing protein translates to MRIVVIGTGRLASNLVPALQKVGHEVRVVNSRTLEGLPNEAEAFVIAVKDDALESVARRVVRGREEQVFFHTAGSMPLSVFEGIARHYGVFYPMQSFSKERQVDFADVPIFLEGCDDKAIQTAHTIAESISRKVYELTTAERRYLHLAAVFACNFANHCYALSAKVLEQHGLPFDVMLPLIDETARKVHTMHPVPAQTGPAIRWDENVMSAQKALLDNEPEMQKIYELMSNSIHKLSHD, encoded by the coding sequence ATGAGAATCGTTGTTATAGGTACTGGACGCTTGGCTTCTAATCTTGTGCCTGCCTTGCAGAAGGTGGGGCACGAAGTGCGAGTGGTGAATAGTAGAACGCTCGAAGGTCTTCCCAATGAGGCCGAAGCTTTCGTCATTGCTGTGAAGGATGATGCACTCGAATCGGTTGCCCGACGTGTTGTGCGGGGTAGAGAAGAACAAGTGTTTTTCCATACGGCTGGTTCAATGCCGTTGTCGGTCTTCGAAGGAATCGCTCGCCATTACGGTGTTTTTTATCCCATGCAAAGCTTTTCAAAGGAACGACAAGTGGATTTTGCTGATGTGCCCATATTCCTTGAGGGTTGTGATGATAAGGCGATTCAAACGGCTCATACAATTGCTGAGAGCATCAGCCGGAAGGTATACGAGCTAACAACGGCCGAACGACGCTATCTGCACTTGGCAGCTGTCTTTGCGTGCAACTTTGCTAACCATTGTTATGCATTGTCGGCAAAGGTGCTTGAGCAACATGGCCTGCCTTTCGACGTGATGCTTCCTTTGATTGACGAGACTGCCCGTAAGGTGCATACCATGCATCCTGTTCCTGCTCAAACAGGTCCGGCCATTCGTTGGGACGAAAATGTGATGTCGGCCCAGAAGGCTTTGCTTGACAATGAGCCTGAGATGCAAAAGATATATGAATTAATGAGTAATAGCATACACAAACTTTCCCATGATTAA
- a CDS encoding trimeric intracellular cation channel family protein, whose translation MNQDIIIKIIELLGTFAFAISGIRHAAAKHFDWFGGYVCGIAVAIGGGTIRDVILDVPIFWMTTPIYMICTAVALLTVVFLRRWLEPLKNAWFVFDTFGLALFTIAGIQRSLDAGQAFWVAIIMGCITGAAGGVIRDVLLNNEPVIFHKEIYAMACVLGGLAYWIGIELGMSVGVTAILSFVVTCVIRLLAVRYHIALPILKSENEED comes from the coding sequence ATGAATCAAGATATCATAATAAAAATAATTGAGTTGCTGGGTACTTTTGCCTTTGCCATCTCGGGCATACGTCATGCTGCTGCCAAGCATTTTGACTGGTTTGGCGGCTATGTCTGTGGTATTGCTGTGGCTATTGGTGGTGGTACTATTCGTGATGTCATCCTTGATGTGCCCATCTTTTGGATGACTACACCTATTTATATGATATGTACGGCAGTGGCTTTGCTGACCGTTGTATTCTTAAGACGATGGCTGGAACCATTGAAGAATGCGTGGTTCGTGTTCGATACTTTCGGTTTGGCGCTCTTCACAATCGCAGGTATTCAGCGCAGCCTTGATGCTGGTCAGGCTTTTTGGGTGGCTATCATAATGGGTTGCATCACGGGTGCCGCAGGTGGTGTTATTCGTGATGTGTTGCTAAACAACGAGCCTGTAATATTCCATAAGGAGATTTATGCAATGGCCTGCGTCCTTGGTGGCTTGGCCTATTGGATAGGTATAGAATTGGGCATGTCGGTGGGCGTCACGGCTATTCTGAGCTTTGTGGTGACGTGTGTTATCCGATTGCTGGCTGTGCGATACCATATTGCATTGCCGATATTAAAAAGCGAAAACGAGGAAGACTGA
- a CDS encoding glycoside hydrolase family 88 protein: MLCPHLCTAIEWNERKYHEIELSIQLPQFGKNAYDVTTFGAKPTITPEANQKAIQNAIDQCSTKGGGRVIIPSGVTLTTGAIHLKSHVNLVVEKGATLRFAFNPQLYPIVETSWEGIDCYNLSPCIYAFQQTDIAITGNGTIDGNGSRQTWWPWCGASKFGWKEGMTNQKTEARPRLLKNGEDGVPMIDDKGQRIKSRIFGPNDGLRPQLIGINQCQRILIENVTLLDSPFWVIHPLKSEDITVRGVHINNDGPNGDGCDPESCNRVLIESCYFNTGDDCIAIKSGRNRDGRERAMASQNIIIRNCEMKNGHGGVVIGSEISGGARNIFAHDCVMDSPNLERVLRIKTNSCRGGVIENIYIRDISVGQCDESVMKINLNYEPHEVCCRGFYPMVKNILMERVTCKKSRYGVQIIGLNEDTFVKDITIRDSHFSGVQQGNTITGKTSNINFDQLYINGSLALTQMPYKHYSEWMTYSEMARTPKSFLLDFSKRPKWSYVMGIELEAMFDTYLHYGGQDIMNYCQQYIDTMINRKGYIRDYKQKDYNLDNIRTGHFVARLYTQAPETKKLKAIRILMNQLEQQPRTKNDSIYWHKAIYAHQVWLDGIFMGLPFRCLTASIVNKKKNTIKIYDDAVNQLIKTYERTLDNRTGLNRHAFDETKKIFWANAETGQSQHCWGRAQGWYTMALIEILDALPKDYARRQEVVALLKKDLAAIVKWQDKQSGLWYQVMDAPNREGNYLESTCSCMFSYALLKAYRMGYVGTAYREAGIKAYRGITSHFLRIDEDKNLSLTHCCSVAGLGPDNNRRRDGSFEYYLSEPQRDNDAKGIGPFIWASLEMEKMGYTTDNVMQPINRQEVTERHNPIITQIDPLSSLTVGNGHIATTVDVTGMQSFYDDYENGIPLTTMSDWGWHSFSNTLRLKREESEKTFNLGHGHDEVYAIEYKNEEDGRRKAATAYYRANPHRLNLGVIGLILKNKSNLQITPYELSDIYQELKLYDGIIESKYKADGVSVEVTTAALQNKDAVIYRIKTPLLKDGRALVSIRFPYPTGKHSDGAADWDKPSLHASRIVSQTTNSAIIEHVIDTTRYFLQLSWTGQAYINNTKPHEYLLTSSNDVLTMKAEYTQHIPAEAPVFAFEQELASVRKAWNTWWKQGGFVDFSACTDSRAKELERRVILSQYLTQVNCANALPPQETGLTYNSWFGRPHLEMTWWHMVDFTLWNRPEVMKTVMNWYDISAAQEARDISKRQGFNGLRWMKMTDPWAGEAPSNVGSFLIWQQPHYIYMAEELYRATPTQETLNKYAALVEETAQFMADFVSSRRRCKNVIPLLPLERFWTEYHLKGFTAMQESISKDIAYNQPFELAYWHYGLNKANEWRERLGKERNKQWDDIAAHLSPLPMQDGIYTAGIPLSTALDKEKSHSDHPAVLGPFAILPSSYLTNDSVTARKTLAWVMDNWNWPSAWGWDFGMTAMAAARQGEPETAIQALLMDVQKNTYLKNGHNYQTADRLRLYLPGNGALLTAVAMMCAGWEGCPNVSNPGFPQDGTWNVRWEGLNRMQ, encoded by the coding sequence ATGCTGTGCCCGCATCTTTGCACAGCTATTGAATGGAACGAGCGTAAGTATCACGAAATAGAGTTGAGCATTCAGCTACCGCAGTTTGGCAAAAACGCCTACGATGTAACAACATTTGGTGCCAAGCCCACTATTACCCCTGAAGCCAATCAAAAAGCCATTCAAAATGCTATAGACCAATGCTCTACGAAAGGCGGTGGACGAGTAATTATCCCTTCAGGAGTAACACTTACCACAGGAGCTATTCATCTGAAAAGCCACGTCAACTTAGTCGTTGAGAAAGGGGCCACACTAAGATTTGCTTTTAATCCACAACTATACCCCATCGTCGAAACATCATGGGAAGGTATAGACTGCTATAATCTGTCACCATGCATCTACGCTTTCCAGCAAACAGACATTGCAATTACAGGTAATGGAACAATCGACGGAAATGGATCACGACAGACATGGTGGCCGTGGTGTGGTGCCAGTAAGTTCGGATGGAAAGAAGGAATGACAAATCAAAAGACAGAAGCAAGGCCTCGACTACTAAAAAACGGTGAAGACGGTGTGCCAATGATTGACGACAAAGGCCAGCGTATAAAGAGTCGTATATTTGGACCTAACGATGGTCTGCGCCCACAACTCATTGGTATAAACCAGTGTCAACGCATACTAATTGAAAACGTCACACTGCTCGACTCGCCTTTTTGGGTAATCCATCCTTTAAAGTCGGAAGATATAACGGTACGCGGTGTCCATATCAATAACGACGGGCCTAATGGTGATGGATGCGATCCAGAGTCATGCAATAGAGTCCTGATAGAAAGCTGCTATTTCAACACAGGCGATGACTGTATTGCCATCAAAAGCGGACGAAACCGCGATGGACGCGAGCGGGCTATGGCATCACAGAACATTATCATAAGAAACTGTGAGATGAAGAACGGCCATGGTGGTGTTGTCATCGGCTCGGAAATTAGCGGTGGTGCTAGAAACATCTTCGCTCACGACTGCGTGATGGACTCACCCAACCTCGAACGCGTGCTAAGAATTAAGACGAACTCATGTCGTGGAGGTGTCATCGAGAACATTTATATTCGTGACATTAGCGTAGGTCAATGCGACGAGTCGGTAATGAAAATCAATCTGAATTACGAGCCTCACGAGGTATGTTGCCGAGGCTTTTATCCCATGGTAAAAAACATTTTGATGGAACGAGTGACCTGCAAGAAGTCACGCTATGGTGTGCAAATCATTGGGCTCAACGAAGATACTTTTGTAAAAGACATCACAATAAGAGACAGCCACTTTAGCGGCGTTCAACAAGGTAATACTATTACTGGTAAGACATCAAATATCAACTTCGACCAACTCTATATCAACGGCAGTCTTGCGCTGACTCAAATGCCCTACAAGCACTATTCCGAATGGATGACATACTCCGAAATGGCTCGAACCCCGAAATCTTTTCTTCTGGACTTTTCAAAACGGCCAAAATGGTCGTATGTAATGGGCATCGAACTAGAAGCTATGTTCGATACATATCTGCACTATGGCGGACAGGACATCATGAACTACTGTCAGCAATACATCGACACAATGATTAACCGGAAGGGTTACATCCGTGACTACAAACAAAAGGACTACAACTTAGACAATATTCGTACGGGCCATTTCGTGGCCCGTCTCTATACTCAGGCTCCTGAGACGAAAAAGCTGAAAGCCATACGTATACTGATGAACCAACTGGAGCAGCAACCACGCACAAAGAACGACAGTATCTATTGGCATAAAGCCATCTATGCACATCAAGTATGGCTCGATGGCATTTTCATGGGCCTCCCCTTTCGTTGTCTAACGGCATCGATCGTCAACAAAAAGAAAAATACAATCAAGATTTACGATGATGCTGTAAACCAACTCATCAAGACTTATGAACGAACATTGGATAATCGGACCGGTCTAAACCGTCATGCCTTTGACGAGACAAAGAAGATATTTTGGGCAAATGCAGAAACAGGACAGAGTCAACACTGCTGGGGGCGCGCGCAAGGCTGGTACACAATGGCTTTGATTGAGATTCTAGATGCACTCCCCAAAGACTACGCCCGACGCCAAGAGGTAGTAGCACTTCTAAAAAAAGACTTGGCAGCAATTGTAAAATGGCAAGACAAACAATCAGGCTTATGGTATCAGGTAATGGATGCCCCCAACCGCGAGGGCAACTATCTAGAAAGTACATGTTCCTGTATGTTTTCCTATGCATTGCTCAAAGCTTATCGTATGGGTTATGTAGGCACGGCATATCGCGAGGCTGGCATTAAAGCCTACCGTGGCATCACAAGTCATTTCCTTCGCATTGATGAAGACAAGAACTTGTCACTGACTCATTGCTGTTCCGTTGCCGGATTAGGCCCTGACAACAACCGCAGACGTGATGGAAGCTTTGAATATTATCTATCTGAACCACAACGAGATAACGACGCGAAAGGAATAGGACCATTCATCTGGGCATCATTAGAAATGGAGAAAATGGGCTATACCACCGACAATGTGATGCAGCCCATTAATCGACAAGAAGTAACCGAACGCCACAACCCCATCATTACCCAGATTGATCCTTTATCATCGCTCACTGTTGGCAATGGCCATATAGCCACAACTGTAGACGTAACAGGCATGCAATCATTCTACGACGACTACGAGAACGGAATTCCTCTAACCACAATGAGCGACTGGGGATGGCATTCATTTTCAAACACATTAAGATTGAAACGCGAGGAGAGCGAAAAGACATTCAACTTGGGACACGGTCACGACGAGGTGTATGCCATAGAATACAAAAATGAGGAGGATGGACGCAGGAAGGCTGCAACAGCCTATTATCGTGCGAACCCACATCGTCTGAATCTGGGAGTTATCGGACTTATATTAAAAAACAAGAGCAACCTTCAAATCACGCCATACGAATTATCCGACATTTATCAAGAATTGAAGTTATATGATGGCATCATCGAATCGAAGTATAAGGCCGATGGTGTGTCTGTAGAGGTTACTACTGCCGCTCTACAGAACAAAGATGCTGTTATTTATCGCATCAAGACACCTCTATTGAAAGACGGACGTGCCCTGGTTAGCATCCGATTTCCCTACCCCACGGGCAAACATTCCGATGGCGCAGCCGACTGGGACAAGCCATCATTACATGCCTCACGCATCGTTAGTCAGACAACAAACTCTGCAATTATTGAGCATGTAATAGACACCACACGATATTTCCTACAACTATCATGGACTGGACAGGCCTATATCAACAATACGAAACCACACGAATACCTACTGACTTCCTCTAACGATGTTCTGACAATGAAGGCCGAATACACGCAACATATTCCCGCAGAAGCCCCAGTTTTTGCTTTCGAACAGGAACTGGCAAGTGTACGAAAGGCATGGAACACATGGTGGAAGCAAGGAGGCTTTGTTGACTTCTCGGCCTGTACCGATTCAAGAGCCAAGGAACTGGAACGCCGCGTAATACTATCGCAATACCTCACACAGGTGAACTGCGCCAATGCACTGCCTCCGCAGGAAACAGGTCTTACCTACAACTCATGGTTTGGTCGCCCACACTTGGAGATGACGTGGTGGCATATGGTCGATTTCACTCTGTGGAACAGGCCCGAAGTTATGAAAACGGTTATGAACTGGTACGACATATCAGCCGCTCAGGAGGCCAGAGACATTTCAAAGCGTCAAGGTTTCAACGGTCTGCGCTGGATGAAGATGACCGATCCGTGGGCAGGCGAGGCGCCATCAAATGTGGGCAGTTTCCTCATTTGGCAGCAACCACATTATATATATATGGCAGAAGAACTCTATCGAGCCACCCCCACACAAGAAACTCTCAACAAATATGCTGCACTAGTAGAGGAAACGGCACAATTTATGGCCGACTTTGTGAGTAGCCGTAGACGATGTAAGAATGTAATTCCTCTTTTGCCACTTGAACGATTCTGGACCGAATACCACCTTAAGGGATTTACAGCTATGCAGGAAAGCATTTCAAAGGACATAGCCTACAATCAGCCCTTTGAACTAGCCTATTGGCATTACGGTCTCAACAAAGCTAACGAATGGCGTGAGCGTTTAGGAAAAGAGCGTAACAAACAATGGGACGACATCGCCGCCCATCTATCGCCACTTCCTATGCAAGACGGCATCTATACAGCAGGCATCCCCCTCAGCACCGCCCTCGACAAAGAGAAAAGTCATAGCGACCATCCCGCCGTTCTTGGTCCTTTCGCTATTCTACCCTCCTCATATTTAACCAACGACAGCGTTACCGCCCGCAAAACCCTTGCATGGGTAATGGATAATTGGAACTGGCCATCGGCATGGGGTTGGGATTTCGGAATGACAGCAATGGCGGCTGCACGACAAGGAGAACCCGAAACAGCCATTCAAGCCCTACTGATGGATGTTCAGAAAAACACTTACCTTAAGAATGGGCATAACTATCAAACAGCCGACAGGCTGAGACTATATCTCCCAGGCAACGGTGCATTGCTTACAGCTGTAGCAATGATGTGCGCCGGATGGGAGGGATGTCCCAATGTGAGCAACCCAGGTTTTCCGCAAGACGGCACCTGGAACGTGCGATGGGAAGGGCTAAACAGAATGCAATAA
- a CDS encoding Maf-like protein — translation MFENLEKYHIILASNSPRRRELLGGLGIKYEVKVLPDIEENYPADLPVAQIAEYIAKEKADAYRELMEQTDLIITADTIVVAGDEVMGKPVDADDARRMLHKLSGRTHQVITGVCLTTTDKQRAFSVTTDVTFKQLTDEEIDYYIRTYRPFDKAGAYGIQEWIGYVGVTGLNGSYFNVMGLPVQRIYNELTTAF, via the coding sequence ATGTTTGAGAATTTAGAGAAATATCATATTATTCTGGCCAGCAACTCGCCGCGCCGCCGTGAATTGTTGGGCGGACTTGGAATCAAATACGAGGTGAAGGTGCTGCCCGATATTGAGGAGAATTATCCTGCAGACTTACCTGTGGCTCAGATTGCTGAGTATATTGCGAAGGAGAAGGCCGATGCTTATCGTGAACTGATGGAGCAGACCGATTTGATTATTACGGCCGACACCATCGTTGTTGCTGGCGATGAGGTGATGGGAAAGCCTGTTGATGCTGACGATGCTCGGCGTATGCTCCATAAATTAAGTGGTAGGACTCATCAGGTAATTACGGGTGTTTGCCTGACCACCACAGACAAACAACGGGCATTTTCGGTGACTACCGACGTCACCTTTAAGCAACTCACTGACGAAGAGATTGACTATTACATCCGTACTTATCGTCCATTCGATAAAGCAGGTGCCTATGGTATTCAGGAATGGATTGGTTATGTGGGTGTCACCGGTCTCAATGGCAGTTACTTTAATGTGATGGGCTTGCCCGTTCAGCGTATCTACAACGAGCTGACAACTGCGTTCTAA
- a CDS encoding replication-associated recombination protein A, whose protein sequence is MAEPLAERLRPRTLDDYIGQQHLVGEGAVLRRMIDSGRISSFILWGPPGVGKTTLAQIIAHKLETPFYTLSAVTSGVKDVRDVIEKAQKGRFFNEASPILFIDEIHRFSKSQQDSLLGAVERGIVTLIGATTENPSFEVIRPLLSRCQLYVLKSLEKDDLLKLLERAITKDVVLRERRIELKETDALLRYSGGDARKLLNILELVVESESGDVVITDELVVARLQQNPLAYDKDGEMHYDIISAFIKSIRGSDPDAALYWMARMIEGGEDPQFIARRMVISASEDIGLANPNALLLANAAFDTVMKIGWPEARIALAECAVYLATSPKSNSAYLGIDAALALVRETGNQPVPLPIRNAPTQLMKELGYHDGYMYPHDYPGHFTPQQYMPDELQDKRLWHGQHNPQEEKLWQRMVNYWGKRFEE, encoded by the coding sequence ATGGCTGAACCGTTAGCAGAAAGACTAAGACCTCGCACGCTGGATGATTATATTGGTCAGCAGCATTTGGTTGGCGAGGGGGCTGTGCTCCGTAGGATGATTGACTCGGGGCGCATCTCTTCTTTTATTCTTTGGGGACCTCCGGGGGTTGGCAAAACAACGCTTGCTCAGATTATTGCTCATAAACTGGAGACACCTTTCTACACGCTCTCTGCTGTAACCAGTGGCGTTAAGGATGTGCGCGATGTCATTGAGAAGGCCCAGAAGGGGCGGTTCTTCAATGAGGCTTCGCCCATCTTGTTTATCGACGAGATTCATCGCTTCTCAAAGTCTCAGCAGGACTCATTGCTGGGGGCCGTGGAGCGTGGCATAGTGACGTTGATAGGTGCTACAACCGAGAATCCCTCGTTCGAGGTTATCAGACCTTTGCTATCGCGCTGTCAACTCTATGTATTGAAGTCGCTAGAAAAAGACGACCTGCTGAAGTTGTTGGAGCGTGCTATTACGAAGGATGTGGTACTGCGCGAAAGGCGTATTGAACTGAAAGAGACGGATGCATTGCTGCGTTATAGTGGTGGCGATGCTCGTAAGTTACTGAATATCCTAGAACTGGTGGTTGAGTCGGAGAGTGGTGATGTGGTTATCACTGATGAATTGGTGGTGGCTCGCCTGCAGCAGAATCCTCTGGCTTACGACAAGGATGGGGAGATGCATTATGATATCATCTCGGCCTTTATCAAGAGTATTCGTGGATCTGATCCTGATGCGGCTCTCTATTGGATGGCTCGCATGATTGAGGGTGGAGAGGATCCGCAGTTCATTGCTCGCCGTATGGTTATTTCTGCTTCTGAGGACATAGGACTGGCAAATCCTAATGCTTTGCTATTGGCAAACGCTGCCTTTGATACGGTGATGAAGATTGGTTGGCCTGAGGCTCGCATCGCTTTGGCTGAATGTGCTGTGTATTTGGCTACTTCGCCAAAGAGCAACTCGGCTTATCTGGGTATCGATGCTGCTCTTGCTTTGGTTCGTGAGACGGGCAATCAGCCGGTGCCGCTGCCTATACGCAATGCACCCACTCAGTTGATGAAGGAACTGGGTTATCACGATGGCTATATGTATCCGCACGACTATCCTGGGCATTTCACACCTCAGCAATATATGCCTGATGAACTGCAAGACAAACGCTTGTGGCATGGGCAGCACAATCCACAGGAGGAGAAATTGTGGCAGCGCATGGTGAACTACTGGGGAAAACGTTTCGAGGAGTAG
- a CDS encoding nitroreductase family protein has product MTDFKTLVQVRRSHRKFTDQEIDAEDVKMILRAALMSPTSKGQRAWQFVVVDDKMDLEKLSDAKEMGGQLIKGASLAIVVLGDPMQNDCWVEDGSIAAISMQYQAEELGLGSCWVQMRGRGLNDGTSADTVIRGILDIPENLNVLCVVAFGHKADERQPQNEEKLKWENVHVDKF; this is encoded by the coding sequence ATGACAGACTTCAAAACACTGGTGCAAGTGCGCCGTTCACATCGTAAGTTTACTGATCAGGAAATTGATGCCGAAGATGTAAAAATGATACTTCGCGCAGCCTTGATGTCGCCCACGTCGAAGGGGCAACGCGCCTGGCAGTTTGTGGTGGTTGACGATAAGATGGACCTTGAGAAACTTTCTGATGCCAAGGAGATGGGTGGTCAGCTTATCAAGGGTGCATCGCTCGCTATCGTTGTACTGGGTGATCCTATGCAGAACGATTGCTGGGTGGAGGATGGTAGTATTGCAGCCATCTCAATGCAGTATCAGGCCGAGGAACTGGGTTTGGGGTCTTGCTGGGTTCAGATGCGTGGCCGAGGTCTGAATGATGGTACGAGTGCCGACACTGTGATTCGTGGAATTCTTGATATTCCCGAAAACTTGAATGTTCTTTGTGTTGTTGCCTTCGGTCACAAGGCCGATGAACGTCAGCCTCAGAACGAAGAGAAGTTGAAGTGGGAGAATGTTCACGTAGATAAGTTCTGA